ATAATCTTCATTCACTTCAATCATATTAATTGATGGGAGATAAGAACTTTCCGTATCAATAAATACATCATCCATATAAGAATCCGAAATGAGAACATCAGAGACCTTATTCGCAAGCATTAAACCCGTTCCAAACGATAAGGTAAGACCCATAAGTGTAATCATGAGCACCTCAAGGGTTACTTGCCCTAATACACCCCATTGACGATCTCCTAGCGCAATATAAATTCCCATCTCATGTTTACGATCTCTTAAAAAGAGAATCACGACAAGGGAAAGCACGATGGTTGTGGTGATGGCTGCACCCTTTAAGGTATAGTCTGCCATTACATTCAACATTGCCATGGGTGCCGCAATCATTTCAAAAGATTGTTGGGAGGTGCGAACCGTGAGTCCATCTTCCAAGAGTTCTTTTGCCTGTTGTGTAAATGCGTTTAAATCTGCTTCCGATTCCATCACAAATACAGAATCTCGATAGTTATATTTTTCTTCGTTATAAATTGAGTCATTACCGAGGATATCAATCCCATGTGCTTCCGCAATCTTCGCTTCCTCAGCTCTCAATGTTCGTAAACGATGATTTGGAATATAAATTCGGTTATACATGGATACGAGGCTCCAGTTTTCATTATCAGCTTTTTGATTAAACGATACCGGTTTAAATGAACCTACAACTTTAATTTTGAAGTTTATGTTAGGTGTTGATTCCCCTTCGTTAACACCATAATTAGGGAGCATTGTTTTAAGGTCGATGACTTCATCAAGACGAAGATTATTTTCAGTCATCACAATGTCCGAAAGAATTACTGGATAGACATCTGACTTTAAGTCATCTTCGGTAAAGGTACGGCCAGATGTTAGTTCGATCCGCCCTGTTTTGGTATCAAGAAGATCTAGATATTCGACACCTTGAAATGAAAAATAGTGCGTCGGTTCTTCGGTATCAGAACGATCTCGTACATGTGGCATTTGATATGATTTTAAAGAACTTGATTGAATATCATGTTTCAACGAATAATCAAAAAATGCAACCTCGGGTAGTTTTCCTAATTTTTGAATGGTTGATTCGCTAATTTTAAGGGTTTCGAAATCAATACGATCAAACGCTTCGTAGTCAAGCGCTACGGTTGCGTTATAACCAAGTTTTTCTTTAAGATTTGTTTCAACACGTGATGTACCTTGTTTAATGGCAAATGTTCCTGCGATTAAGTTGCCGAGTATAAAGACAACAATTAAAAGGATTAATGATTTTCCTTTACGTCGAGAGACACTTAACCAGGCTCTTTTAAAATGATTCATGATACCTCCTACTGTACTACTTGCAATAGTACGCCTGAATTTATAATAGCGTTTACACTACCGTAAAGCAAGAAAAATAACATAAGAGGAAAAGATATTTATATTCTGTGGGAAATGAACCGCCAATTTGAGCTTTAGTGTATAAACATTTCAAAAAAATGGTGATTTTTAATAAAATTTCATTCCGCAAAATTAAATCTATGATATGATTTATACGGTTAAAAGGAGAAGGAAATGAAAAAAATAATTGTAGCAGTATTATTTTCTCTTGTACTTGTTGGATGTTCCGCAAATAAGAACGTTTGTACAGTAGAAGCAGATGGCATTAAACGTACACTTAAGTTGGATGTGAAAAATTCTGAAGTTGTTGGTTTAGAAGAAGAAACCGTAATCCAAATGGATAAAGCAACTCAGATGAATACCTATGATGACTTGTATAAGCAATTCGCTGAATCAAAAGTAACAGATGGTGTTACCTTTGAATATGAGAAATCCGATACCGCAATCACAGTTAAAACAACTGTTGATCTTGCAGTTGCTAAAGGTACTCAATTAGAAAAGTATTTCTCATACCTAAGCAAGTCTGGTCAAAAAATAATTCTTGATCAAGAAGATTTAAACGTTGATGCTGTTAAAGCAGTACTTGAATCTGAAGGTTCATTCAGCTGTTCAGGAAAATAATATAAAAAGCACCCGGATTCGGGTGTTTTTTATATCTAAAATAAATAGGTTGATAGCAAGCGTTACTTTGAAAGCGTAAATCCCTTATAATAAAATGTAAGGAGGGTTTGAATATGCATCATAAAATTCGAAATTTTAGAGATTTAGGGGGGATTCCTGT
This genomic stretch from Erysipelothrix rhusiopathiae harbors:
- a CDS encoding ABC transporter permease, translated to MNHFKRAWLSVSRRKGKSLILLIVVFILGNLIAGTFAIKQGTSRVETNLKEKLGYNATVALDYEAFDRIDFETLKISESTIQKLGKLPEVAFFDYSLKHDIQSSSLKSYQMPHVRDRSDTEEPTHYFSFQGVEYLDLLDTKTGRIELTSGRTFTEDDLKSDVYPVILSDIVMTENNLRLDEVIDLKTMLPNYGVNEGESTPNINFKIKVVGSFKPVSFNQKADNENWSLVSMYNRIYIPNHRLRTLRAEEAKIAEAHGIDILGNDSIYNEEKYNYRDSVFVMESEADLNAFTQQAKELLEDGLTVRTSQQSFEMIAAPMAMLNVMADYTLKGAAITTTIVLSLVVILFLRDRKHEMGIYIALGDRQWGVLGQVTLEVLMITLMGLTLSFGTGLMLANKVSDVLISDSYMDDVFIDTESSYLPSINMIEVNEDYRIELTPSYVLSVYLLGAGVAVASSILPMFYVTRMKPKKILM